From the Hordeum vulgare subsp. vulgare chromosome 1H, MorexV3_pseudomolecules_assembly, whole genome shotgun sequence genome, the window AAGTTGAGGAAAAATGATCAACATGTGCCAGTTGGAGGAGTAAGGACCCAAAGCACTTGAAACGCACCCGGTGGCTCCTAGCTTAGTAGCTTTTGATTGGGTGGGACTGCACAGTTTTCGAAGTCCATAAGAAACATCTAGTCTAGTATAAACCAATTTGCAAAACATTACACATTAATTTATTCACTGTGGCACTGCTTAGAAAGCTATATGATGCTTTTTTCAGTGGTCTAAACACACTACAAAATTAGGGATAAACTGTGAAAAAAATCAGAACCAGAGAAAAAGCTGGGCACATGTGTTGCAAATGTACACTGATTTATTTAGCAAGGCAATACCTTACACATTATAGTGTgctattttttaatgatataaaaGCACTACAAAACTGAAAGTGAACTACGTTAAAAAATATCCTAAATTAAATTAATTAGATAAAAAAGTAGACACATGTGTCGCTCATAGAATAGCTCACGGCTAGCAATCGAAACGCACCAAGCGACTTCTAGACTTTTTAATGATGTCAATGTTAATTTTTAGGGGAGTAATTATAAAAGTAGAAAAATGGTCAACACGTATTAGTAGGAGGAGTAAGGACCGAAAGTACTTGAAACGCACATGGTGTGTGTGCGTGTTGCCTGTtgcgtgtgtgcgtgtgtgtgtggggggagggggggggttgGCAGCATGGGATTTAATCTACATATTTTTGCTAGAATTACACATGACATTCTCTCATTCATGTTTATCGTTCTAAACAACTCGATTGATGACCTCTTAAGGTGAGGTACACATACGCACCCCTTCGGCTGGTATGGGGTTGATGACTTGGTCTTGTCCTTGTTAGGTTTATTTCACTATGTGAAATGCTTGCCTATTGGCAAACTCATGCCTTTGGTTGGTACTACGTAAGCTTATCCTCTTGAGGATTTTCTTGAATAGGACATTTCTTAACATATATATGTGGCTCAGATCATTAGCATATTGGAAAAAGTTTGCTGGAATTAATTTAATCTAAAGGCTTAATCAATACTTAATTTAACGATGGGCTTTGACTTACTGAGGTTTAACCTaaggggaggagggagggagagagacagagagtaGTTACTTTCTTGATGCATGTGAGCTAACACCCTCGCAAAGAAACATATTCTTACTAGGGGGCTGTGTCAGCCGCAGCTCCGGCGATGCTCCGCCACACCGGCGCAACGGTGCTCAGCAGTGACCCGTTGCATCTACGATGATGCTCCATTGCAGTGTCATGCCAGCGTGGCGGTGTTCCAATGCAGCACCAATGATGCGCCATTGAAGCACGAACTCATGCATGACGGGGGCTCCAACGCAGCACCGGCGAGCTCCAACGATGCTTCAATGGAGCGCGAACATGGCGGTGCTGCAACGCAGCACCGACGGCCTGTCACAGCTCAGGTAATGCTTCACTGGAGCTGCAGCGCGCAACAACGACGATGCAGTGAATGGCGACTGCTGCGGCGAGGTGGGTTGGAGCACCATGGTTGTTGCGAACCCCGATGGCGTGTTCTTCTCAGCAAAAAGCTTGCCGTCACCGCGTTCGTCGCTGCAGCGCTGCGGTGCCACTTTGCAACAGTAACACACCTTCGTGGGATCCGGAGGGAGAGggcaggaagagagaagaaggcgCAACCATGGCATGAGGCAGAGCGTCGAAGAAATAAATTGGGAAGGGGAAATGCGAGGAAGAAAGAACGAGCTGAGGAGGGCGTCTGTCACGCGAAAGAGATAAGGTTGGTCGCATGGAGGGGAAAGATGTGGTCTACCCACAGGTACGTGTCGCACGGAGAAAGCGGCTTGCGAGGGAGAGAAATCATCCGGTTGATTTTAATACTTTTCCTTCTTACTAATATGTTCTACCAGATAAACATTTTTCGGTTTTTGCAGTAGTAGGATAGCAATCCGTTTTTTTTTAGATAGAAAAAAACACATGCAGGTATGACAATGTTTCACAAAACAAAAGCAACAGATTGATTCTTATTCCTCTTATGCATTTTATTTCATTTTAGTGTACATATTTTTGTTTTCAAATGTTTTCTGGGCAAATCCTATTCGATATCTTATGTGTTGTTAGTTTACAACCATTATTTGATCTATGTTCTAGCTATTAGCTCCTTCAGAACCTTGCATAGTGATAGTGTTATCAGGTTTTTGCCCCATACAAATGAGCTGATTATGGGCATGTTGCAGCAAATGTGATATTGGGATCCTAGTAACTAGAAGGAAAGCCGCGAATTGCTGCGCAGTTGTACCTTACCATTGTTGAAACAACTATTTCTACATAGCTCCATCGTACGTGCACACACGTATGGTTCCAAGGTGGCAAAAACCATAGGCATATAAACAAAGAACTTACAGTGTGTATATTATATGAAGCATACGAGACCATTTCATGTCAATAACCCTTGTAACTATCAAAGAGCGATAAATATGTAATGCATGGGTATTAGCTAGCAAGGAACCCCAGAATACTAACACATAAATAGTCCATAATATTGATCTTACGATCTCACGATATCAAATGCTCGCATATGCAAGAAAGCAGATATCTCAGTAGTGCcaaccaaataaaaaataaaatggttCATTAAACTATATTTACTTTTTAATAAAACAAAGTAAAAGATAGATCAAGTACAAAATTATCCTATATAGTCAGGACTGGAGGGTAAGCAAGAAGCTAAGTACTTGTGATGTAATTTACATCAGACCTGCAGAATTGAAAAATATATCCTAAGACGTGCATATAACCATATGGCTTAGATACACGCTGTACTTAAGCCTGGTGGGCAATCTGAAGATGGCAATCAGAATTCTTGATGATTGAAGCTACCATTCAAAATAAAAATGGACAATCTGAAATTTCCTGTTTGTACTACTACATGTTTGTCAGCAAAGTGAGTGAACACCAGTAGCAGAGCCTGAGAAACATTTAGCAAAAAATCTTTTGTTCGCAAATTTGCCAGAATCCCATCAGTTCTTGTGACATGAAAGCGAAACATAGATGATATGATATCTATGAATAATAATAGATTAACTAATTAATTCGATAAATAATTCTATCCAACAAGCAAGTAAAAATAGGTTACCACTACATCCATTATTTGAGAAATGTCATGCAAATATACCACTTTTAGTATTCTCTCTGGGTTTCACTAAACATTAACAATTGGAATTTTAATAGCCATGAAATCTGGAGATTTTCAAACAAGGACAATGAGGTGACATTATCAGTATTAACTATTAAGTGAGATCTTTGTGGTTGCTAAAAAGCCTAAAATATTTTAGGAATCCTCAAATACAATCCCTTTGACAAGTTAACTAACAATTAATTTTGCAGGTGCGTTTCGCGATGGGTTATAGGGTAAAAACAGGAATCTGTAAGCCTTTGAATTATGTGAGTAGACTAAATATTCCCGTTTACTGCTATTACCCATGAACTCATAACAGACGGAGGTACTGATTAAAGGATGTTCGTTTAAGTTACTGATGGTGTATTCGACTATTCTTATAGATATACGTTAAGATTCTATTTGCAACAAGCTAGGTTCAAAATATCATCTCGATACTGATGAAATATATGTATAGGGATATTAACGCGTGCGTTTGTTTTCTGTTGAGATGTAATATGCGGATCAGTTAGGCTTGATCTTATCCTTTGTATAGCTGTATTTTGTAACGTAGCATCGATACCGGTTTCCAAACCATGATCTTGAGAGCAAACTTTTCCTTCACGGAGTGCGGCAATTTCTTTAGCCGACACTTGAAGAATTGGATCCTCCTCATTCTCGagttcacacatcaacatcatgtcaccttcatATCCTTGCTGGGCCATGAACGCCTTCTTCTTTGGGGATTCTTGCACTTCCACTTGAAGTGCCCCATGATGCCACAATTTTGACACTTGATCTTGCGCTTgtcaagcttcttcttcttcttcggaacGCCATCACCGGCGTCCTTCTGACTTTGTTCGTTTGGCACACGATCTTGGCAAGCGTAACTGCTAGAGCCCTCACCTTCTCTCGTTGAGTCCAGCGCCTGCCACTGAGCCCGTGTGAGCATGACAAGCTCATCGTTGCTCCCGTCCCCGAGACTGTACCGCATACGCTCGCCGTGAGCCTTGTAGCGTCCGACGAGATCATCAATGGACAGGGTCGCGAGATCGACGCACTGCTCGATCGTCGTGACAGTTTCCAGGTACCAAGGAGGAGCCTCGCGCAAGAACCGATGGACTACCGAGGCCTCCGTGAGGTTTTCTCTAAGTGCGCGGATCCGATTGACGAGAGTAGCAACCCGTGAAGCGAACGCGTCCACGGACTCATTGTCATCCATGACCAAAGTCTCATAGTTCTTTAAGAGAGTTTGAAGATTGGCTTGTTTGACATGGTTCTGTCCCTCAAACATGAGCTTCAAGGTATCCCACACCTCCTTCGCTGTTTCTTTGGCAATCACGTGTTGAAAGACATCCATCGGAATCACCGAATAAATCGCCGACTTCACCTGTCGATCCTTCCGATGCTCAGCTCCCTCCTTCTTGAAAGCGGcgcctcctggatcaactgcatccCACAACACGTTGGCGCGCAGACCACACTCCATCAGGGCCTTTCAGACCCCGAAGTTCTCACGTTCAAATCATGGGTACGACGAACTCGTCGGAGCCGCAAATACTTTAGCCACACCGGTGTACTCCGCcagcttcttgtccttctcctcgtcTGACATGATCTCCCGTTACTAGAAGATCAACCTTGCTCTAGATACCATTGATGGCCCATACCTAACGCCGAGTACTTTCCGACGAGAGGCAATGACCGACGACGAACGACGATGACGAACGAAGCTCGCTGATGAACTCGATGAGATACATTACGCCGAGATTCGTTGTATATATACGTCGCGATTCGTCAACCTGTACTTTTGGCCTAGCGTATTGGTTTTGCAGTCACACGTACCAAGCAAGCTAGCTCCCTGGAGGATGGATTCCTTAAGCTAGCTAGCCGACGCACGTATGAGAGCAATTCCTGCTGGACGTGCACGTATACTATATGAGCTCTTGCTGATCGAAACTATCCGGTCAAAGCAACGCGAGAAACAGGGCGTCGAGATGATTGCCACGGGAATCGTGTCGCTTCCGTTAATCACTTTGTATTGATCTGAACTCATCATAGGCAGGTTACACACATATAAATAGGACAAGCTAGCAATTAAAGCACTACTCGGATACCAGCTCTTGTCCTACTCGAATACGTGTATATCCATCAGTCGACAAACTCATACATGGATTCCTATTCCTACTTATCACATGCACATTCCGTGCACAGCTTGTGTTTAAGTCTAACAGTCGTGCCTCTAATGCGGGACTCACATGCTTGCCTCTAAACTTTGCTCAAAACACCACAATGTATAAAGATGCTGCAGCCTCTAAGCATTTACCCCAGATGTAATATAATATATTTCTTTCTCTCATAAACTCACCTAGATGAGCTCCGGGGCCACGGGAATGACAAGTAGAACCACTATATtatttaaatcaaagaagaagctTGGAGGCAGCCTCTTAGCATGGAGGCGACTCCAACATTTTTTAGCTTAGAGGCTGAATGTGCAGTGTATGGTGCCTGCTTTAAAGTCTTAGAGGCGGTCTTTAGAGGCAGCAAAACACTACATTGTGGATGCCCTGAACTAGCTTCATTTTTTTTTTTCTGTCTTGGGGATAAGcatctcctcttgttcttctcagGTTGTTGCACTCGTGTGCCAACCTTGTGTGTACATACTCTTTCTACCTATCAATGAACAATACACAAGCTTTGCGTATTTGTGAAAAAAAAAGAAACGATGTATTCGTTAGTGGTGGACAAATTTAATCAACATGTTTTGTGATTCTGTAtttatgaaaatttctaccactgTATCATAAAAATATACCGGGTGGCAACACGCATCGTGACGAATTAGTAAGCTTTAAAGGATCCTTTTCGTTTTGGAATGAGCGATGGCCTACACGGGTTAACTAGAGCGACATACAAAGATATGGATATAAGGTAACATGCGCGGGATGCGGTAGGTCATTGCATGCATGTGAATTTGAAGTGCGTGTCGACGCGCGGGATCTGGTAGGCGATGGGTAAAATCATCCAAAAATTCCTCGTTTAACCCCCTTTGGCATGTGTTCCTAACAAATTACGCGACATGAAATGAAATTTTCAGAAGGGGGGAGTCAGAGGATAAACTTTTTTTATCGATCTTAGTAACAGGTTTCTGTACATCCTGAGATGGCTCTATTCTATTCCATTTTGACAGCTAAAAGAAAGAAACTATCTCAATTGAGTTGCATATCGGTTGATATTTTAGCTTTTCAAGGACTGTTTTGTGAAACGGAAAATAGTAAGAGTAGATGGGGCACcctaagaaaagaaaaagagtagGTGGGGCGGCAGACAGATAGTCTGAAATTTCCCCTCAGTCCTACTCGTCCTCTCCCGACTCCAAACCCTAGCACCCAATTCGGCGGCCGCAGGCACAACACAAGCGACGATGGCGGCGGTGCTTGTGCGGGAGCTTGGCGAGATGGAGGAGCTCGTGGAGGAGATCCTCATCCGCCTCCCTAAGGACGAGCCTGGTAATCTTCTCCGCTCCTCCCTCGTCTGCAAGCCATGGCGCGGCCTCCTCGCCGGCGACGGCTTCCGTCGCCGCTACGGCGACTTCCACCAAACACCTCCCATGCTTGGCTTCTTCCAAAACTGGCCGGAACCCTGCGCCGAATTATGGCCTACCACGGATTTCCTCGCGCGTGACCTCGACCCCCAGCACCACTATTCCGTGGAAGATTGTCGCCACGGCCGGGTCCTCCTTCGGTACTTGGATGAGGATGCGAATATGGCAAGGCTGGTCGTCTGGGACCCCATCACGGGCAGACAAACGGTGTTTGGCAGCCTCGAAAACGAAATGTCGGCAACGGGAAGCTGGTCTGCCTCGGTGCTCTGTGCTGCGGACAACTGCCGCCACGGTGACTGCCAATCGGGTCCAGTCcgcgttgttttcgtcatccttCACCAGGAAGAGCAGGTTGCTACGGCGTCCGTCTACTCATCGGAGACGGCTAGTTGGAGCTCTCCGGCCGTCACCGACATTGGTATGTTTGAGGATGAAGATGAAATCTGTTTCTGCACGCCTAGTGTACTCGCAGGAGACGCGCTCTATTTCCTCCTGTTCCGGGACCAGGATGTTGAAGATTGCAGTATTCTCGAATACAACTTTGGAACCTCTTGTCTGTCAGAGATTCATCATCCGGAAGAGATGGAGGATGCCAGCAACAGTCCTATCCTCATGGTGGGGGAAGACGGCAGGCTGGGGATTGCACACCTCTTCTTTTTCTGCCTCTCCATCTGGTGGAGGGAGGTGGATCCCGATGGAGGTGTGTCCTGGACACAACCGAGAGACATCGACCTCCAGACTATTCTTCCCGCTAGTGATTTCACAGTATCACCAGAGTTGGTTGGCTCCGTCGAGGGTACTGACATCATTTTTGTAACCACAAGTCTCGGCACCTACGAAATTGATCTCAAGTCACTAAGCTTGAAGATGCTCTCAAGCAAGCTGGATCAACATCCACATGTCAGATGGACCCTCTTTCCCTACGTCAGCTTCTACCATCCTCCAGGTATGTACCTTAATTAACATCTTTTTTTATATATAGTTGTGATTTGGGAATAGATGTTAATTACTTGTAATATATTTCAGTCGCAGGTGGCACAAATAAAAATAGTGAATGTGTAATCAGCAGACACTATGATGCTTTCTCAGCATACTGACTGCTTGTTCTTCCATGATTGTTTCTTTCTTCAGCGGCGGCTGGTGGTGTTCTGGCTGAAGCATCAAGTGATGAAGAACCTGGGCATGGCAATGAGGAAGCAGAAGTCTCAAGCATTGAAGAAGTTTAGATTGAAGAGTTGGCGTCTGGAATTGTGGCtgaagcatcaagtgaagcttgacaTAGCAACGAGGAAGCAAAAGTCTCAAGCATTGAAATTCAGTTTGCTGTTTTGGTGCTTGTCTTTCGTTGGTTTTCAAAGTTAATTAGATGGGATACTGGTGTGAGTTTGATGGGTGATGCTAGACTTGTGTTATCATGTCTTGTTAATTCTCTATTTTTGTTAGCCATGCTATGGATGTTTTTGTTGTTCAATGTTCAAACCCTGATTCCATTTAAGCTGGGGAAAGTTGTCTTTTATGTAAAACAAATTGGCTGAAAGTTTTATGCATAATTATACATTTCTCTCCACACAAAGTAGCATATTTAAAATTTTAAATAGTGCTAGCAGCTGCATACTCTTGTGAATGGATCACACAGTAATGTTCTCCCTTTGTAtcaaaataattgtagttggagaaaactagactagttctctccaaatacaattatttaggaacggaggaagtactaatGAGCCTCCGAGCTATGATACCATTACAACTGATAGCCAACTTGTCTACTGATGTCGATGTCTTTCCAGCGCAATTTAATCAATAACGGAGTAGGCTGCTTCGTGAACACGATGAATATATACTAGTATGTTCAATGGTTTAAGTTTAAGCTGTTGTTGATTGATCACTTTTTTTGCCCTCTTATTTGTTTTGCATAAAGGATATATGTGTCGAAGAGAAATTCGGTCTTTTAGAGCGAGAAAGTTTGCTACCCTGAAATGCTGTAGACAATATATATGAACAAAATATATGTAATCATCATGGAAGCATAAAGAATGCCTCTACTGAATACCCATTCGTTCTTGCAGGAGTATCTTGCATGGGCTTCTGCGGAACCTATATTACCTTCTTACATCTTATGTGAAAAGCAGACGTAGAAGGGACCATGTTCAAAAACCTCAATCTGGCAAGAACAGATGCCGCCATTTCTTACTTTGTTTTATAAATTACCCCCTCTATAAATCTGATAAGACCAGATCCTATTCGGTTAACTCCCATATCCTATGTTCTCTTAGTTTAAGGGCTACTGAAGCTTGTTTGCATGTTGTGACTTACGGTACGCCTGTTCCTCTCCTAGCTTCTTGGCTCAGTCTAGTGGTTCTCCACTATTGCTGGTGTGCCCTATTTATACTATTGGTCAATGTTTAGATGGATGATACATCTGTTGTTGACTCAAATTTTGCACAAATGAGTAGGACTACCAGGCGGAAGGAATGGCGCCATGCCGCACCCATGTATGAGTCTATTGTTGGCTAAATTGCAACTTAATTTGTTGGTTCCTCGTGTGTATTTGTTGTTA encodes:
- the LOC123414381 gene encoding uncharacterized protein LOC123414381 translates to MAAVLVRELGEMEELVEEILIRLPKDEPGNLLRSSLVCKPWRGLLAGDGFRRRYGDFHQTPPMLGFFQNWPEPCAELWPTTDFLARDLDPQHHYSVEDCRHGRVLLRYLDEDANMARLVVWDPITGRQTVFGSLENEMSATGSWSASVLCAADNCRHGDCQSGPVRVVFVILHQEEQVATASVYSSETASWSSPAVTDIGMFEDEDEICFCTPSVLAGDALYFLLFRDQDVEDCSILEYNFGTSCLSEIHHPEEMEDASNSPILMVGEDGRLGIAHLFFFCLSIWWREVDPDGGVSWTQPRDIDLQTILPASDFTVSPELVGSVEGTDIIFVTTSLGTYEIDLKSLSLKMLSSKLDQHPHVRWTLFPYVSFYHPPAAAGGVLAEASSDEEPGHGNEEAEVSSIEEV